The following DNA comes from Cryptococcus deuterogattii R265 chromosome 2, complete sequence.
TGGATTTCGTATTGTCCGAGAGTCGGAGGATACTTAAGCCATCCCTCGGTCCCACTTCGCAACTTCccccccacctcctccaactTGTCAGTCATGTCTGCCCCAAcctccttcaaactcaACACTGGTGCTACCATCCCTGCCGTCGGTCTCGGTACGTTTGGCCATATCATGCATACTCAGCCTCATCTGCTAACGTCCGTCTCTAGGCACCTGGCAGGCCAAAGCTGGAGAAGTCCGCCAAGCCGTCGCCCATGCTCTCAAGGCTGGCTACAGACACATTGATGGTGCTCTTTGCTACCAGGTAAGCGTTCAGTCCGATGCATACATTTGATGCAGATTCTGATTCAATCATCagaacgaagaggaagtcgGTCTCGGCATTAAGGACAGCGGTATTCCCCGATCGGAAATCTTCTTGACTTCCAAAGTGTATGTCGACCAGtccattcccatcatccCACATGAACTTACATTTCTTCAGCTGGTCCTCCTACCATGACCGCGTCGAGGAGTGTTTGGATACCACTCTTAAATCCTTGCAGACCGACTACCTTGACCTCTACCTCATTCACTGGCCTGTGCGTCTTGTCCCCAACGGCACCCACCCTCTTTTCCCTACTAAGCCTGATGGCTCTCGAAACCTCGACTGGGACTGGGATCAAGCAAAGACCTGGGCCcagatggaggatgtgttgaagaagggcaaggtaAAGGCTATCGGATTGTCCAATGCTGGTATCCCCATCATTGAGCACATTATCAAGACTGGCAAAGTAACCCCTGCCGTCCTCCAAGTTGAACTTCACCCCTACTGCCCTCAACATGCCCTTCTGAAGTACTGCAA
Coding sequences within:
- a CDS encoding aldo-keto reductase, coding for MSAPTSFKLNTGATIPAVGLGTWQAKAGEVRQAVAHALKAGYRHIDGALCYQNEEEVGLGIKDSGIPRSEIFLTSKVWSSYHDRVEECLDTTLKSLQTDYLDLYLIHWPVRLVPNGTHPLFPTKPDGSRNLDWDWDQAKTWAQMEDVLKKGKVKAIGLSNAGIPIIEHIIKTGKVTPAVLQVELHPYCPQHALLKYCKEKGILLEAYSPLGSTSSPLHEDPDLVAVAKKHNVPTATVLISYQVNRGVVVLPKSVTPARIESNLKTIKLDEEDMNRLDKLAESGKQTRFTTPPWGSDFGFPDWFGAGNKDAPEGARLLAGKA